Proteins from a single region of Chrysemys picta bellii isolate R12L10 chromosome 9, ASM1138683v2, whole genome shotgun sequence:
- the BMP15 gene encoding bone morphogenetic protein 15, whose product MIALGPLCSLGSLFLLAALLPLELSMGEEGKEPAALSALARVPSLPLIQVLLKQVPSVWPCCHRKQLASRQPLRYMLNLYQNVADQAGRPRQNRKLGANAVRLVRPFAKTRRPGAGPWYMQTLNYHLNVQPGMEHLVRATVVYSKTLLLAHAQLFCVVQLAGEAGVPKLSPPRRGKRNALVSSRMDSWEERDITSHSLPWAWDSKKSQLLRLNHVCSCLGPADGSEPEVGWEKTASLNDPFLLLYLNDTRQGLRAKLGEAGLKETPDGPVLSRKARQAGNLILDLPSYSQKTSAEKDECALRSFRVSFNQLGWDHWIIAPHRYNPKYCKGTCPRILRYGYNSPNHAIVQNFINQLVDQSVPRPSCVPYKYSPISVLMIEPSGSILYKEYEDMIAESCTCR is encoded by the exons ATGATTGCACTGGGCCCTCTCTGCTCCCTTGGGAGCTTGTTCCTCttggctgctctgctccctctggagctgagtatgggggaggaagggaaggagccaGCTGCCCTGAGTGCCCTGGCTAGGGTGCCTTCCTTGCCCCTCATCCAGGTGCTGCTGAAGCAGGTCCCCAGTGTCTGGCCCTGCTGCCACCGGAAGCAGCTGGCCAGCAGGCAACCGCTGCGTTACATGCTCAACCTGTACCAGAATGTGGCAGACCAGGCTGGGCGACCCCGCCAGAACCGTAAGCTGGGTGCCAATGCTGTGCGCCTGGTCAGGCCCTTTGCCAAGACAAGGCGGCCTGGGGCAG GTCCCTGGTACATGCAGACTCTCAACTACCACCTGAATGTCCAGCCAGGAATGGAACATTTGGTGAGAGCCACTGTGGTTTATTCTAAGACTCTGCTGCTGGCTCATGCCCAGCTCTTTTGTGTGGTTCAGTTGGCTGGGGAAGCTGGGGTTCCAAAGCTCTCACCCCCTCGAAGAGGCAAGAGGAATGCCCTTGTCTCCTCTAGGATGgacagctgggaggagagggacaTCACCTCCCACTCTTTGCCATGGGCCTGGGACTCCAAGAAGAGCCAGCTGCTCCGCCTTAATCATGTGTGTAGCTGTCTGGGACCAGCTGATGGCTCAGAGCCTGAAGTTGGCTGGGAGAAGACTGCTTCCTTGAATGACCCTTTCCTGTTGCTCTACCTCAATGACACTCGGCAGGGCCTCCGGGCCAAGCTGGGGGAAGCTGGCTTGAAGGAAACTCCTGATGGGCCAGTGCTGAGTCGCAAAGCTCGCCAGGCAGGCAACCTCATTCTGGATCTCCCCAGCTACTCGCAGAAGACCAGCGCTGAGAAGGACGAGTGTGCTCTCCGCTCCTTCCGGGTCAGCTTCAACCAGCTGGGCTGGGACCACTGGATCATAGCCCCGCACCGGTACAACCCCAAATACTGCAAGGGCACATGCCCCCGCATCCTACGCTATGGCTACAACTCCCCCAACCATGCCATCGTGCAGAACTTCATCAACCAGCTGGTGGACCAGAGTGTCCCCCGACCCTCCTGCGTGCCCTACAAGTATAGTCCCATCAGCGTGCTGATGATTGAGCCTAGTGGCAGCATCCTCTACAAAGAGTATGAAGACATGATAGCAGAGTCCTGCACCTGTAGATAA